The Methanomethylovorans hollandica DSM 15978 genome includes a region encoding these proteins:
- a CDS encoding efflux RND transporter permease subunit: MAILLIALLLVVLSLQGAQLIEMSSGTDTFVEKTSKLYQDFDHLYLKLFSTQSIVVMVEGKDITNPDLLKALDRSHMSAQGIPGVIEVISPSTVIKEANSKMTGNSEIPDDETIIKDIVASYMPSALMPDNTHAFMSVVIEGSATDQTQQEILKETEASVAFAEFPPDYSIIITGDPAFNIALNDEMNSSMGPLLGISAILMMVVLYMVFGHVRWRLLPLPIVLLGIIFTFGAMGFLEIPMTMVSMAAFPVLIGLGIDYAIQFHNRIEEELGKGEDAAEAVVETIKHIGPAVLIALIITALGFVSLFTSPVPMIQDFGKLLLIGIVMCFMSSLFVGVTVIYYLHRADTKKKLKNANNSRKNYHSVSTTQPDMLDRILGRITAFTLKYPWLILIVASLTCLGGMYVDTMVPLQTDVQTFVPQDMPALLDLKLLGSILGGSEELNLIIKTDNNADPALLQWVDDFSKHEVEGRSHIYGSSSIVSIVKEMNGGEIPGTAEEVKHIYAQMPDIQKQQYIHDGNIMVLNLNIGNAMNDLGLEGIADLSNTVKEDLKWLAPPPGDTVTITGGSVVFFEVIGALTSGRMLMTMLGIVFVFIGLLAIYRDYLKAFTPVITMLIVVGWSGGIMYYTGLEYTPMTATLGALILGVGSEYAILMMERYFEEKDKGASPEEAMHEASVKMGKAIVSSGLTTVFGFAALIASPFSMTSNFGYITVIDVTLALFATFVVFPPVLVLLDKHREERILKKKMKSMNDNHSRVMEVSST; the protein is encoded by the coding sequence GTGGCTATTTTACTTATTGCACTGCTTTTAGTTGTTCTCTCCCTGCAGGGTGCCCAGCTCATTGAAATGAGTTCAGGAACCGATACTTTCGTGGAAAAGACCTCAAAGCTATATCAGGACTTCGACCATTTGTACCTGAAGCTCTTCAGTACCCAGTCCATAGTTGTAATGGTCGAGGGTAAAGACATCACAAATCCGGATCTACTGAAAGCCCTTGACAGATCCCACATGTCAGCTCAGGGCATACCGGGTGTTATTGAAGTAATTTCTCCTTCCACAGTAATAAAAGAAGCCAACTCTAAAATGACCGGAAATTCCGAAATACCGGATGATGAAACGATAATAAAGGACATCGTAGCTTCATATATGCCGTCAGCCCTCATGCCGGATAATACTCATGCATTCATGTCAGTGGTAATAGAAGGTAGTGCAACAGACCAGACGCAGCAAGAAATTTTAAAGGAAACTGAAGCATCTGTTGCATTTGCTGAGTTTCCCCCGGATTATAGTATAATAATCACCGGGGATCCTGCTTTCAACATTGCGCTCAACGATGAGATGAATTCAAGTATGGGTCCTCTGCTTGGCATATCAGCCATACTGATGATGGTAGTGCTGTACATGGTATTTGGACATGTCAGATGGCGATTACTTCCGTTACCTATTGTGCTGCTAGGCATTATATTCACCTTTGGTGCAATGGGATTTTTAGAGATTCCCATGACGATGGTGTCCATGGCAGCTTTCCCTGTGCTAATCGGCCTTGGGATAGATTATGCCATCCAGTTCCATAACCGCATAGAGGAAGAACTTGGTAAAGGTGAAGATGCTGCAGAGGCCGTGGTGGAAACCATCAAACATATTGGTCCTGCAGTGCTGATAGCTTTGATAATAACAGCACTGGGATTCGTGTCCCTTTTTACATCTCCGGTGCCAATGATACAGGATTTTGGAAAACTTTTGCTCATCGGTATAGTGATGTGTTTTATGTCATCTCTTTTTGTGGGAGTGACAGTGATCTATTACCTGCACCGTGCAGACACCAAGAAAAAATTGAAGAATGCTAATAACTCCAGAAAGAACTATCATAGTGTCAGCACCACACAGCCTGATATGCTTGATCGTATACTTGGAAGGATCACCGCTTTCACATTGAAGTATCCCTGGCTCATTCTGATAGTTGCAAGTTTGACCTGCCTGGGAGGCATGTATGTAGATACCATGGTGCCCCTGCAAACAGATGTGCAGACATTCGTTCCTCAGGATATGCCAGCTTTACTGGATCTGAAACTTTTGGGTAGTATCCTGGGTGGCAGTGAAGAACTCAATCTGATAATCAAAACTGACAACAATGCAGATCCGGCTCTTCTGCAATGGGTGGACGATTTTTCAAAGCATGAAGTTGAAGGCAGATCCCACATCTATGGATCCAGCAGTATAGTGTCCATCGTAAAGGAAATGAACGGAGGCGAGATCCCGGGCACTGCCGAAGAAGTGAAACATATCTATGCACAGATGCCAGATATCCAGAAACAACAGTACATCCATGATGGAAATATAATGGTGCTCAATCTGAACATTGGCAATGCCATGAATGATTTGGGACTTGAAGGCATAGCAGATCTTTCAAATACCGTCAAAGAGGACCTTAAATGGTTAGCACCACCTCCGGGGGACACTGTTACTATCACCGGAGGCTCTGTGGTATTCTTTGAGGTGATAGGTGCACTCACCTCAGGACGCATGCTGATGACAATGCTGGGAATAGTTTTTGTATTCATAGGACTGCTGGCCATCTACAGAGATTATCTGAAAGCTTTCACTCCGGTCATTACGATGTTAATAGTTGTAGGTTGGTCCGGTGGCATCATGTACTACACTGGTCTTGAGTACACTCCCATGACAGCAACCCTTGGTGCACTTATCCTTGGAGTAGGTTCGGAATATGCTATCCTTATGATGGAGAGATATTTTGAAGAGAAGGACAAAGGTGCCTCTCCCGAAGAAGCAATGCACGAAGCAAGTGTAAAGATGGGCAAAGCCATCGTAAGTTCAGGGCTTACCACAGTCTTTGGTTTTGCAGCATTGATAGCTTCCCCTTTTAGTATGACCAGCAATTTTGGTTACATTACTGTCATCGATGTAACGTTAGCGCTGTTCGCTACATTCGTTGTGTTCCCGCCTGTTCTGGTCCTGCTGGACAAGCACAGAGAAGAGAGGATATTGAAGAAAAAAATGAAAAGCATGAATGATAACCATTCCAGGGTAATGGAGGTTAGCTCCACATGA
- a CDS encoding YbgA family protein, with product MKQFPKPIVVVSRCLEFDKVRYDGQVIHSRIVRDLEPFVDFVKVCPEVEIGLGVPRETIRIVRKDGSYRLVQPATGEDLTDRMNSFTEGFIKDLQEVDGFIFKSKSPTIGLRNIKIYAGAENAPVVERGTGFFAGKLLENYPGYPLEEDDRLRNTRIRQHYLTHLYTFADLRKLRKSASLKDVQDFLKRNEFLFLAYNRDIQKKMFALVQDGSKPIGNILGELESLLKQLMVSAPDHEANIEAARAMFQSVATDVSEKEKQFFEAVLGRYEQNKICFSTVLELLKLQLLMSGKDPAYHSFILPYPEELIMEVDEDRDKDFWKQS from the coding sequence ATGAAACAATTTCCAAAACCTATAGTGGTAGTCAGCAGATGTCTGGAATTCGATAAGGTACGGTATGATGGCCAGGTGATACATTCTCGCATTGTCAGGGATCTGGAGCCTTTTGTGGATTTCGTTAAAGTGTGCCCGGAAGTGGAGATCGGGCTCGGTGTGCCGCGGGAGACCATCCGGATAGTGCGCAAGGACGGCTCTTACAGGCTTGTTCAGCCAGCCACCGGTGAAGATCTCACGGATAGGATGAACTCTTTTACCGAGGGTTTCATAAAGGATTTGCAGGAAGTGGATGGTTTTATATTCAAGTCCAAATCCCCGACCATAGGTCTTCGCAACATCAAAATATATGCAGGTGCAGAGAACGCACCTGTGGTGGAAAGGGGCACTGGTTTCTTTGCAGGTAAACTGCTGGAAAATTATCCGGGCTATCCGCTGGAAGAAGATGACAGGCTGCGCAATACCAGGATAAGGCAGCATTATCTCACTCACCTGTATACATTTGCAGATCTGCGAAAGCTCAGGAAGTCTGCAAGCCTTAAGGATGTGCAGGATTTCCTGAAAAGGAACGAATTCCTTTTCCTGGCCTATAACAGGGATATACAGAAAAAGATGTTCGCACTGGTGCAGGATGGCTCGAAACCCATCGGCAATATACTGGGAGAACTTGAGTCTCTACTTAAACAATTGATGGTGAGTGCACCGGACCATGAGGCGAACATTGAGGCTGCAAGGGCAATGTTCCAGTCGGTGGCTACTGATGTCTCTGAAAAGGAAAAGCAGTTCTTTGAGGCTGTGCTTGGCCGTTATGAACAGAACAAAATATGTTTCAGCACGGTTCTGGAATTGCTGAAACTGCAGTTGCTTATGTCTGGCAAGGACCCTGCATATCATTCGTTTATATTGCCATATCCCGAAGAGCTTATAATGGAAGTGGATGAGGACAGGGACAAGGACTTCTGGAAGCAGAGCTGA
- the pepD gene encoding beta-Ala-His dipeptidase, with amino-acid sequence MDQRTQSILSLFEVISSIPRSSKHEERIASWLKEWALSHRLSFKSDSVNNVMITVPPSVGYESSPTVVIQGHMDMVCEKAESSPHDFSCDPIKLIYDGDWLRADGTTLGADNGIALAMALELAQDPGIKHPPLELLFTVDEETSMQGASALAPDLISGQVFLNLDSEEEGVFIAGCAGGVTTNIEMELECVPVPDSYGICKLVAEGMAGGHSGVDIHEKRANSNKVLAAAIDRLMRFKDAHLKDTHFKDPGILLISADGGKAHNAIPRYSQAILAYPVDSLPQMESTIAQLESELRPEYAEREPGLTLRLEKVHKDDTYKAIAPEITMKLLGLLLDLPCGIVSISSAMPDCVETSCNLAVIKTAQDKITIITSQRSSDMVRLGELTGRIGSMGGSVGGAVHNSEGYPAWKPDMASPLLRKCEDVYESTFGEKPEVEVIHAGLECAVIGSKFMDLDMVSFGPTIKNPHSPDERLYIPSVSRTWEFLVALLASFR; translated from the coding sequence ATGGACCAGCGTACACAAAGTATACTCTCGTTATTCGAAGTGATAAGTAGCATTCCACGGAGTTCCAAACATGAGGAGCGCATAGCCAGCTGGCTTAAGGAATGGGCTTTATCCCACCGACTTAGCTTCAAGTCCGACAGTGTGAATAATGTAATGATAACTGTCCCTCCTTCTGTGGGGTATGAGAGCTCCCCCACGGTGGTCATCCAGGGCCATATGGATATGGTATGTGAGAAAGCAGAGTCCTCTCCTCACGATTTCAGCTGCGATCCCATTAAGCTTATCTATGATGGGGATTGGCTGCGGGCAGATGGCACTACCCTGGGGGCGGACAATGGCATTGCTCTGGCTATGGCACTTGAACTTGCACAGGATCCTGGCATTAAGCATCCTCCTCTGGAATTGCTTTTTACTGTGGACGAGGAGACATCCATGCAGGGTGCCAGTGCCCTTGCTCCAGACTTAATTTCCGGACAGGTCTTCCTCAATCTCGATTCCGAAGAAGAAGGAGTATTCATTGCAGGTTGTGCAGGTGGTGTTACCACCAACATTGAAATGGAACTGGAGTGTGTGCCTGTTCCTGATTCGTATGGCATATGTAAGCTAGTTGCCGAAGGCATGGCTGGCGGTCATTCCGGTGTGGATATCCATGAAAAAAGGGCCAATTCCAATAAAGTGCTTGCAGCTGCCATTGACAGGCTGATGCGTTTCAAGGATGCACATCTCAAGGACACGCATTTTAAGGACCCTGGTATACTTCTGATATCTGCAGATGGGGGTAAGGCACACAATGCCATTCCCAGATACTCGCAGGCTATCCTGGCTTATCCTGTCGATAGTCTGCCGCAGATGGAATCGACCATTGCACAACTGGAAAGTGAATTGCGCCCAGAGTATGCTGAAAGAGAGCCGGGATTAACCCTGCGGCTTGAAAAGGTACACAAGGATGATACATATAAGGCAATTGCCCCCGAAATTACAATGAAGCTCTTGGGCCTTTTGCTGGATCTGCCTTGTGGCATCGTTTCCATCTCATCTGCCATGCCGGACTGTGTGGAAACATCCTGCAACCTTGCAGTGATCAAAACTGCACAGGATAAGATCACCATTATCACAAGCCAGAGGAGTTCCGATATGGTCAGGCTTGGGGAGCTTACCGGCCGAATAGGCTCAATGGGTGGATCAGTGGGGGGAGCGGTACATAACAGCGAAGGCTATCCTGCATGGAAGCCGGATATGGCTTCGCCTTTGCTGCGAAAATGTGAAGATGTCTATGAGTCTACCTTTGGAGAAAAGCCGGAAGTAGAGGTCATTCATGCCGGTCTTGAATGTGCAGTCATCGGGTCTAAGTTCATGGATCTGGATATGGTCTCGTTCGGACCTACCATAAAGAACCCCCATTCACCCGATGAGCGGCTTTATATCCCTTCAGTCTCACGGACATGGGAGTTCCTTGTAGCACTGCTTGCTTCTTTCAGGTGA
- a CDS encoding (Fe-S)-binding protein produces the protein MRTGTRTSGSRADLMDELQGLADQCIDCKKCWDVCPVNMVTAGDIYTPQGKIGSLSKILAGEELTENEFNNIYLSTRCGACDDVCPVDIPITQIIQYERKLLAEQGREPAKTTLISKNILEKNSPGGKDPALRFSWVTPDLEIAESSDVAYMAGCWVAYSHPEIAQSTIRLLNKAGIKPMILKEEKCCGIFLIDSGHLDEIAAHGERYMEYIESLGVKKLLVSCPGCYHSIRDSYAELCRAPKFEVELTINVFKELLDEGKLKPKELNRIVAIRDACPIRHLAGVPRYILRTIGVEVIELFDGKTRCCGGPGGLKPNFPQISGDIAMMAVNRYKEVSDTLVSYCPFCMHHTEGVCKERNAELNMKDISVLLAESVLGE, from the coding sequence ATGAGGACAGGGACAAGGACTTCTGGAAGCAGAGCTGATCTCATGGATGAATTGCAGGGACTGGCTGATCAGTGTATCGATTGTAAGAAGTGCTGGGATGTATGCCCTGTGAATATGGTTACAGCAGGCGACATCTATACTCCTCAGGGCAAGATCGGGTCATTGTCAAAGATACTTGCAGGGGAGGAGCTGACAGAGAACGAGTTCAATAATATCTACCTTTCCACGAGATGCGGTGCCTGTGATGATGTATGTCCTGTGGATATTCCCATTACGCAGATCATCCAGTACGAGCGCAAGCTGCTGGCAGAGCAGGGCAGGGAGCCTGCAAAGACCACCCTTATCTCAAAGAACATCCTGGAGAAGAACAGTCCGGGAGGCAAGGACCCGGCTCTGAGGTTCTCATGGGTGACGCCTGACCTTGAGATCGCTGAAAGTTCGGATGTGGCTTACATGGCCGGGTGCTGGGTAGCCTACAGCCATCCGGAGATCGCCCAGTCCACTATCAGGTTGCTCAATAAGGCTGGCATCAAGCCCATGATACTGAAAGAGGAGAAATGCTGCGGCATTTTCCTTATCGACAGCGGCCATCTGGATGAGATAGCAGCACATGGCGAGAGATATATGGAATACATCGAGTCCCTGGGTGTGAAAAAGCTGCTGGTCTCCTGTCCGGGATGCTATCACAGCATCAGGGATTCGTATGCTGAGCTGTGCAGAGCTCCCAAGTTCGAAGTGGAGCTTACTATAAATGTGTTCAAGGAACTGCTGGACGAAGGCAAACTGAAGCCAAAAGAACTAAACCGGATCGTGGCTATCAGGGATGCCTGTCCCATACGTCATCTTGCAGGCGTTCCCAGGTACATCCTCAGGACCATCGGTGTAGAGGTCATCGAGCTATTCGATGGCAAGACACGGTGTTGCGGTGGTCCGGGCGGCCTCAAGCCCAACTTCCCCCAGATCTCCGGGGATATCGCCATGATGGCTGTCAACAGGTACAAAGAGGTCTCAGACACCCTGGTCTCATATTGCCCGTTCTGCATGCACCACACCGAAGGCGTCTGCAAGGAACGCAACGCAGAACTGAACATGAAGGACATTTCGGTGCTGCTGGCTGAGAGCGTGCTGGGGGAGTGA
- a CDS encoding O-acetyl-ADP-ribose deacetylase codes for MTEVAERISVIMDDIVTQHVDAIVNAANNSLLGGEGVDGAIHRAAGPKLLEECRKLGGCPTGEARITKGYSLPAKWVIHTVGPVWKGGMHGEEKMLYRAYQSSLELAHQYDIGSIAFPGISIGAYGFPVERAAGIAVRSVWDFLTEVKTIDEVILVCYNQIAFKMYSGALHNTANNVK; via the coding sequence GTGACGGAAGTAGCTGAAAGGATATCTGTCATAATGGATGACATCGTGACACAGCATGTCGATGCCATCGTTAATGCAGCTAACAATTCTTTGCTTGGCGGAGAAGGAGTGGACGGAGCGATCCACCGGGCAGCAGGTCCCAAACTGCTTGAGGAATGCCGTAAGCTTGGAGGATGTCCCACAGGAGAGGCGAGGATCACCAAAGGGTACAGCCTGCCTGCAAAATGGGTGATACACACTGTAGGACCCGTATGGAAAGGAGGCATGCACGGAGAGGAAAAAATGCTTTACCGTGCATATCAGAGCTCTCTGGAACTTGCACACCAATATGACATAGGATCGATCGCATTTCCGGGAATAAGCATAGGTGCTTATGGTTTTCCTGTAGAGAGGGCTGCGGGCATCGCTGTTCGGTCCGTGTGGGATTTCCTCACTGAAGTGAAAACTATTGATGAAGTAATCCTGGTGTGTTACAACCAGATAGCTTTTAAAATGTACTCAGGTGCTTTGCACAATACTGCAAATAATGTGAAATAA
- a CDS encoding COG1361 S-layer family protein, which produces MKSTLRIKIFTHLTLILAVMFVLGMFPIIDMHPASAKEFLPAASEHTINFYTGYGEPDLYASVLGDTELERGETRDIRIVISNRGVLYGAKSAQGVGTSETKQALAIKELEYESLRTVAYGVKATLVSNSEYIDVDPTTSSQTLEEVFPGQLPDDPLVFTLKVSKNAPAGVYMLDLPLIYEYKKDIRMTAGITTAVGLPDKDHAAFYQTANKTLTIPIVIGPQPMLAVTEVSGQIIAGGTSAINVTYTNTGELPATDAVARIVAIKPFSCDRSMQPLGTIAPGLSKTASFDISAQRAAVIKTYGLDSEVKYIDTDDEIAYSSNMKVNVTVAPAEDKLNITGIAIAGIAITLIVLIFKNVLRSMNQKNRGIE; this is translated from the coding sequence ATGAAAAGCACATTAAGAATAAAGATTTTCACACATTTGACTCTCATTCTGGCAGTTATGTTTGTGCTTGGAATGTTCCCAATCATAGATATGCACCCCGCTTCTGCAAAGGAATTCCTGCCGGCTGCATCCGAGCACACGATCAATTTTTACACCGGATACGGAGAACCGGATCTTTATGCTTCGGTGCTTGGGGATACGGAACTGGAAAGAGGGGAAACAAGAGATATAAGGATTGTAATTTCCAACAGAGGAGTACTATACGGTGCAAAGAGTGCACAGGGTGTAGGTACTTCTGAGACTAAACAGGCTCTTGCTATCAAGGAACTCGAATATGAATCTCTTCGCACTGTTGCCTATGGGGTGAAAGCTACACTGGTGAGCAATTCCGAATATATAGACGTTGACCCGACTACGAGCAGTCAGACCCTTGAAGAGGTATTTCCGGGACAATTGCCCGATGACCCCCTCGTATTTACGCTGAAAGTTTCAAAAAACGCACCTGCTGGTGTGTATATGCTGGATCTACCTCTAATATATGAGTACAAAAAAGACATACGAATGACTGCGGGCATTACAACTGCCGTGGGTCTACCTGACAAGGATCATGCAGCCTTTTATCAGACTGCCAACAAGACCCTTACGATCCCTATTGTCATAGGACCACAACCCATGTTAGCTGTCACTGAGGTTTCCGGGCAGATCATAGCAGGTGGTACCAGTGCTATTAATGTCACCTACACGAATACCGGGGAGCTTCCCGCTACAGATGCTGTTGCCAGGATAGTTGCCATAAAACCTTTCTCTTGTGACAGATCCATGCAACCCCTTGGCACCATTGCCCCGGGTCTCAGTAAAACAGCATCTTTTGATATCTCTGCGCAGCGTGCAGCCGTGATAAAAACATATGGATTGGACAGTGAGGTCAAATATATCGATACAGATGATGAGATCGCATATTCGAGCAATATGAAAGTAAATGTAACAGTAGCACCTGCTGAAGACAAATTGAACATAACCGGCATTGCAATTGCCGGGATAGCCATTACATTGATAGTGCTGATATTTAAGAATGTATTAAGGAGCATGAACCAAAAGAACAGAGGGATAGAATGA